The Caballeronia sp. Lep1P3 genome window below encodes:
- a CDS encoding Dabb family protein, which yields MLRHIVMWKLKDFAEGAHRAENAQKLKAKLETCRSIVKGQGHFEVGTAQPGFDCTYDVVLVSDFDDKASLDAYQVHPKHLALKDFVAAVREARQCVDYEV from the coding sequence GTGCTACGTCACATCGTCATGTGGAAACTGAAGGACTTCGCCGAGGGCGCACATCGCGCGGAGAACGCGCAAAAGCTGAAGGCGAAGCTCGAAACGTGCCGCAGCATCGTCAAGGGGCAAGGGCACTTCGAAGTCGGCACGGCGCAACCGGGTTTCGATTGCACGTATGACGTCGTGCTCGTCTCCGATTTCGACGACAAGGCATCGCTCGACGCGTATCAGGTGCATCCGAAGCATCTCGCGTTGAAGGACTTCGTGGCCGCGGTCCGCGAAGCGCGCCAGTGCGTCGATTACGAAGTGTGA
- the pncA gene encoding bifunctional nicotinamidase/pyrazinamidase, whose product MKPVEDVLLVVDVQYDFMPGGALAIAHGDEVVPVINRLARAFSHVVLTQDWHPASHVSFASNHAGRAPFETVALPYGEQVLWPAHCVQGTEGAALHRDLDVPHARLVIRKGHHEQVDSYSAFVEADRTTPTGLAGYLREVGARRVWLAGLATDYCVAWSALDARAAGFEATVVEDACRAIDLNGSLERAWRDMREAGVARARSDEIAMNRREA is encoded by the coding sequence ATGAAACCCGTGGAAGACGTGCTCCTCGTCGTCGACGTGCAATACGACTTCATGCCGGGCGGCGCGCTTGCCATCGCGCACGGCGATGAAGTCGTGCCCGTCATCAACCGGCTCGCACGCGCCTTCTCGCATGTGGTGCTGACGCAGGACTGGCATCCGGCGTCGCACGTGTCGTTCGCGTCCAATCATGCGGGGCGCGCGCCGTTCGAGACCGTCGCGCTGCCGTATGGCGAACAGGTGCTCTGGCCGGCGCATTGCGTGCAGGGCACCGAGGGCGCGGCGCTGCATCGCGATCTGGACGTGCCGCACGCGCGCCTCGTGATACGCAAAGGGCATCACGAACAGGTCGACAGTTATTCGGCATTCGTCGAAGCGGATCGCACGACGCCCACGGGCCTCGCCGGATATCTGCGCGAAGTCGGCGCTAGGCGCGTGTGGCTCGCGGGACTCGCCACCGATTATTGCGTCGCGTGGTCCGCGCTCGATGCGCGCGCCGCGGGCTTCGAAGCGACCGTCGTCGAAGACGCATGCCGCGCCATCGACCTGAACGGCTCGCTCGAGCGCGCATGGCGCGACATGCGCGAAGCGGGCGTCGCGCGCGCACGCTCGGACGAGATTGCGATGAACCGCCGCGAAGCGTAG
- a CDS encoding 3-hydroxyacyl-CoA dehydrogenase NAD-binding domain-containing protein — MAVHYSIRDGVAVLTLDNPPVNGLGHSTRLGIVEGIERARDDASVRAVVLIGAGKAFSGGADITEFNTPKATQQPTLATVIKCVEESAKPVVAAIHAIAMGGGLELALGAHYRVAAPGAQIALPEVKLGLLPGAGGTQRLPRAVGLETALRMIVSGAPVKSEKLADTALFDEIARGDLLDAAVRFAIRAGARSGPHPKVRDRAIDHADAARVIQSARDEIAIRAKHFPAPHKCIDAVEKGVNEGFERGLAFERECFLFLVQTPESRALRHAFFSERAAGKIEDVPSPTPARKIERVGVIGAGTMGGGIAMNFANAGLPVVLLETKEDALDRGIATIRRNYEAQVERGKLDAPRAQERMRLIEPTLDYARLAQADLIVEAVFEDIDVKAQVFRQLDEIAKPGAILASNTSTLDLDRIAAFTKRPGDVVGMHFFSPANVMKLLEVVRGEHTAKDVLATVMQLAKKIGKTAVVARVCDGFIGNRMIEQYVRQALFMLEEGALPAQIDRAIEEFGFAMGPFRMSDLAGNDIGWAIRKRRYAQMPQMRYSGIADRLCEMGRFGQKTGAGWYDYAPGSRQAKPSPIVDGMILAYSKEQGIARRSIADEEIVERLVLSLVNEGAKILDEGIAAKASDIDIVYLAGYGFPLWRGGPMFYADSVGLGHVERAMRKYAAQPNGEAWQPAARVSRLAAANGRFNA; from the coding sequence ATGGCAGTGCACTACAGCATCCGCGACGGCGTCGCCGTACTTACGCTCGACAATCCGCCCGTGAACGGGCTCGGGCATTCGACGCGGCTCGGCATCGTCGAAGGCATCGAACGCGCGCGCGACGATGCGAGCGTGCGCGCAGTCGTTCTGATCGGCGCGGGCAAGGCATTCTCGGGCGGCGCGGACATCACCGAATTCAATACGCCGAAGGCCACGCAACAGCCGACGCTCGCCACCGTCATCAAGTGCGTCGAGGAAAGCGCGAAGCCCGTCGTCGCGGCGATCCACGCGATTGCGATGGGCGGCGGTCTCGAACTCGCGCTCGGCGCGCATTACCGCGTCGCTGCGCCCGGTGCGCAAATCGCGCTGCCCGAAGTCAAACTCGGCCTCTTGCCCGGAGCGGGCGGCACGCAGCGTCTGCCGCGCGCGGTGGGTCTCGAGACGGCGCTTCGCATGATCGTGTCGGGCGCGCCGGTCAAGTCGGAAAAGCTCGCGGATACCGCGCTTTTCGACGAGATCGCACGAGGCGACTTGCTCGATGCCGCCGTGCGCTTCGCGATACGCGCGGGCGCTCGAAGTGGCCCGCATCCGAAGGTTCGCGATCGCGCGATCGACCATGCCGATGCCGCGCGCGTCATCCAGTCCGCACGCGACGAAATCGCAATCAGGGCGAAGCATTTCCCCGCGCCGCACAAGTGCATCGATGCAGTCGAGAAAGGGGTGAACGAAGGCTTCGAGCGCGGACTCGCGTTCGAGCGCGAATGCTTTCTCTTTCTCGTGCAGACGCCCGAGAGCCGCGCGCTGCGGCACGCGTTCTTCAGCGAGCGCGCGGCGGGCAAGATCGAGGACGTGCCATCGCCGACGCCCGCAAGAAAGATCGAGCGCGTCGGCGTGATCGGCGCGGGCACGATGGGCGGCGGCATCGCGATGAACTTCGCCAACGCGGGCTTGCCCGTCGTGCTGCTCGAAACGAAAGAGGACGCGCTGGATCGCGGCATCGCCACGATTCGCCGCAACTATGAAGCGCAAGTCGAGAGAGGCAAGCTCGATGCGCCGCGCGCGCAAGAGCGCATGCGTCTCATCGAACCGACGCTCGATTACGCGCGCCTCGCGCAAGCGGATCTGATCGTCGAAGCGGTTTTCGAGGACATCGACGTGAAAGCGCAGGTGTTCCGCCAGCTCGACGAGATCGCGAAACCGGGCGCGATCCTGGCGTCCAACACCTCGACGCTCGATCTCGATCGAATCGCCGCATTCACGAAGCGTCCCGGCGATGTCGTCGGCATGCACTTCTTCAGTCCGGCCAACGTGATGAAGCTGCTCGAAGTCGTGCGCGGCGAGCACACCGCGAAGGACGTGCTCGCGACCGTCATGCAGCTCGCGAAGAAGATCGGCAAGACGGCGGTCGTTGCGCGCGTGTGCGATGGCTTCATCGGCAATCGCATGATCGAGCAATACGTGCGGCAAGCGCTTTTCATGCTCGAAGAAGGCGCGCTGCCCGCGCAGATCGACCGCGCAATCGAAGAGTTCGGCTTCGCGATGGGGCCGTTTCGCATGAGCGATCTCGCGGGCAACGATATCGGCTGGGCCATCCGCAAGCGCCGCTATGCGCAGATGCCGCAGATGCGCTATTCGGGCATCGCGGACCGGCTGTGCGAAATGGGCCGCTTCGGACAGAAAACCGGCGCGGGCTGGTACGACTACGCGCCCGGCTCGCGGCAGGCGAAGCCTTCGCCGATCGTCGACGGCATGATCCTCGCGTATTCGAAGGAACAGGGCATCGCGCGGCGCAGTATCGCCGATGAAGAGATCGTCGAGCGGCTCGTGCTGTCGCTCGTCAACGAGGGCGCGAAGATTCTCGACGAAGGGATCGCCGCGAAGGCATCGGACATCGATATCGTGTATCTCGCCGGCTACGGCTTTCCGCTCTGGCGCGGCGGCCCGATGTTCTACGCGGACAGCGTCGGCCTTGGCCACGTCGAGCGCGCGATGCGCAAGTACGCAGCGCAGCCCAACGGCGAAGCATGGCAGCCGGCCGCGCGCGTGAGCCGGCTCGCGGCGGCCAATGGACGCTTCAATGCGTGA
- a CDS encoding 3-(methylthio)propionyl-CoA ligase, which translates to MASPLYGQMMDIPLLASSLLSHAARHFGDTEIVSRRIEGDIHRYTYRDCEKRAKQLAQALAALGVQQGERVGTLAWNGYRHLECYYGVSGMGAVCHTINPRLFPDQIAFIIDHADDSYVFFDMTFAPLVEIVAPQCPNVKGWIALGDAACIAGHLGDMSVPVMSYESLIAQQDGDYRWPVLDERQASFLCYTSGTTGNPKGALYSHRSTVLHAYAAALPDAMGASSSDAILPVVPMFHVNAWGIPHAGPLVGAKLVFPGKDLDGESLYALMEAEGVTYSAGVPTVWLGLLAYLKQSGKRFSTLRRTVIGGSACPPAMLRTFEDEYGVEVIHAWGMTEMSPLGTLARLSFRQKQRSPQEQRASREKQGHTLFGVDMKVVGDDGRELPWDGKSFGDLHVRGPCVIDRYFRRDDSPLVDGWFPTGDVATIDADGFMHITDRSKDVIKSGGEWISSIDLENIAMSHPQVAEAACIACSHPKWTERPMIVVVRRPGATLTREELLAYYEGKVAKWWIPDDVAFADELPHTATGKLQKVRLREQYRDHVLPDAVERAT; encoded by the coding sequence ATGGCGTCGCCGCTTTACGGTCAGATGATGGACATACCGCTGCTCGCGTCGTCGCTTCTGTCGCATGCAGCGCGTCACTTCGGCGATACGGAGATCGTGTCGCGGCGCATCGAGGGCGACATCCATCGCTACACGTATCGCGATTGCGAAAAGCGCGCGAAGCAACTCGCGCAGGCGCTCGCGGCGCTAGGCGTGCAACAGGGCGAGCGCGTCGGCACGCTCGCCTGGAACGGCTACCGGCATCTCGAGTGCTATTACGGCGTGAGCGGCATGGGCGCCGTGTGCCACACGATCAATCCACGCCTTTTCCCCGATCAGATCGCGTTCATCATCGACCACGCCGACGATTCCTACGTCTTCTTCGACATGACGTTCGCGCCGCTCGTCGAGATCGTCGCGCCGCAGTGCCCGAACGTGAAGGGCTGGATCGCGCTGGGCGACGCGGCGTGCATCGCCGGGCATCTCGGCGACATGAGCGTGCCGGTGATGAGCTACGAAAGCCTCATCGCGCAGCAGGACGGCGACTATCGATGGCCGGTGCTCGACGAGCGCCAGGCTTCGTTTCTCTGCTACACATCGGGCACGACCGGCAATCCCAAGGGCGCGCTGTACTCGCATCGCTCGACGGTGCTGCACGCGTATGCCGCCGCGCTGCCCGATGCGATGGGCGCTTCGTCGAGCGATGCGATCCTGCCCGTGGTCCCGATGTTCCACGTCAACGCGTGGGGCATTCCGCACGCGGGGCCGCTCGTCGGCGCGAAGCTCGTCTTTCCCGGCAAGGATCTCGACGGCGAATCCCTGTACGCGCTCATGGAAGCGGAGGGCGTCACGTACTCGGCGGGCGTTCCGACCGTCTGGCTCGGCCTGCTCGCGTATCTGAAACAGTCGGGCAAGCGCTTTTCGACGCTCAGGCGCACGGTGATCGGCGGTTCCGCGTGTCCGCCCGCGATGCTGCGAACCTTCGAGGACGAATACGGCGTCGAGGTGATTCACGCGTGGGGCATGACGGAGATGTCGCCGCTCGGCACGCTCGCGCGCCTGTCGTTCCGTCAAAAGCAGCGCTCGCCGCAGGAGCAGCGCGCATCGCGCGAAAAGCAGGGGCATACGCTTTTCGGCGTGGATATGAAAGTGGTCGGCGACGACGGCCGCGAACTGCCGTGGGACGGCAAGTCGTTCGGCGATCTCCATGTGCGCGGGCCGTGCGTGATCGACCGCTATTTCCGCCGCGACGATTCTCCGCTCGTCGACGGCTGGTTCCCGACGGGCGATGTCGCCACCATCGATGCCGACGGCTTCATGCACATTACCGATCGCAGCAAGGACGTCATCAAGTCGGGCGGCGAATGGATCAGCTCGATCGATCTGGAGAACATCGCGATGTCGCATCCGCAAGTCGCGGAAGCGGCGTGCATCGCGTGTTCGCATCCGAAGTGGACGGAGCGGCCGATGATCGTCGTGGTGCGGCGGCCGGGCGCGACGCTCACGCGCGAGGAGTTGCTCGCGTACTACGAGGGCAAGGTCGCGAAGTGGTGGATTCCGGATGACGTCGCGTTCGCCGACGAACTTCCGCATACCGCGACGGGCAAGCTGCAGAAAGTGCGGCTGCGCGAGCAGTATCGCGATCACGTCTTGCCGGACGCCGTCGAAAGAGCGACGTAG
- a CDS encoding YdiU family protein — protein MQAVADATQSGRPGSFAALGPAFLTRLPATPVPDPYVIAVSREAADSLGFDARIAQDDEARAFADYFAGNPTREWPADALPYAAVYSGHQFGVWAGQLGDGRALTLGEVEHGGERLEVQLKGAGRTPYSRMGDGRAVLRSSIREFLCSEAMHHLGIPTTRALAVVGSDLPVRRETIETAAIATRIAPSFVRFGHFEHFYANERVDDLKTLADHVIERFYPQCRDADDPYLALLDEVSRRTADLMAQWQGVGFCHGVMNTDNMSILGLTIDYGPFGFIDGFNAHHICNHSDTQGRYAYSRQPQVGYWNLFCLAQALVPLFGANLPEEGRAERVVEEAQKMLERYKTYFAPALEATMRAKLGLDTARDGDDTLANGLLEIMHANRADFTLTFRNLSKMSKADAAGDAPVRDLFLDRAAFDAWAVQYRERLAHESRDDAARAQAMNRVNPKYVLRNHLAEQAIRQANEKDFSEVARLLDVLRRPYDEQPENEAYAGLPPDWASDLEVSCSS, from the coding sequence ATGCAGGCAGTCGCGGATGCCACCCAGAGCGGCCGTCCCGGTTCCTTCGCCGCGCTCGGTCCCGCGTTCCTCACGCGCCTTCCCGCCACGCCCGTTCCGGACCCGTATGTGATCGCGGTGTCGCGCGAGGCGGCCGATAGCCTCGGTTTCGACGCGCGCATCGCGCAGGACGATGAAGCGCGCGCTTTCGCCGACTACTTCGCGGGCAATCCCACGCGCGAGTGGCCCGCCGACGCGCTGCCCTACGCGGCGGTCTATTCGGGACATCAATTCGGTGTATGGGCGGGCCAGTTGGGCGATGGCCGCGCGCTCACGCTCGGCGAAGTCGAACACGGCGGCGAGCGTCTCGAAGTGCAATTGAAGGGCGCGGGCCGCACGCCGTATTCGCGCATGGGCGATGGCCGCGCCGTGCTGCGCTCGTCGATCCGCGAGTTTCTGTGCTCGGAAGCGATGCACCATCTCGGCATTCCGACGACGCGCGCGCTCGCCGTCGTCGGATCGGACTTGCCGGTGCGGCGCGAGACCATCGAGACGGCGGCCATCGCAACGCGCATCGCGCCGAGCTTCGTGCGCTTCGGCCATTTCGAGCACTTCTATGCGAACGAGCGCGTGGACGATCTGAAGACGCTGGCGGATCACGTCATCGAGCGCTTTTATCCGCAGTGCCGCGATGCGGACGATCCCTATCTCGCGCTGCTCGACGAAGTGTCTCGCCGCACCGCCGATCTCATGGCCCAATGGCAAGGCGTCGGCTTCTGCCACGGCGTGATGAACACGGACAACATGTCGATTCTCGGCCTCACGATCGACTACGGTCCGTTCGGCTTCATCGACGGCTTCAACGCGCATCACATCTGCAATCATTCGGATACGCAGGGCCGCTATGCGTACAGCCGGCAGCCGCAGGTCGGCTACTGGAACCTCTTCTGTCTCGCGCAGGCGCTGGTGCCGCTTTTCGGGGCGAATCTGCCGGAGGAAGGCCGCGCGGAACGTGTCGTCGAGGAAGCGCAGAAGATGCTCGAACGCTACAAGACCTATTTCGCGCCCGCGCTCGAAGCGACGATGCGCGCGAAACTCGGACTCGACACCGCGCGCGACGGCGACGACACGCTCGCCAATGGCCTGCTCGAAATCATGCACGCGAACCGCGCGGACTTCACGCTGACGTTTCGCAATCTGTCGAAGATGTCGAAAGCCGATGCCGCCGGCGATGCGCCCGTGCGCGATCTGTTTCTCGACCGCGCGGCTTTCGACGCGTGGGCGGTGCAGTATCGCGAGCGCCTCGCGCACGAATCGCGCGACGACGCGGCCCGCGCGCAGGCGATGAACCGCGTGAATCCGAAGTACGTGCTGCGCAATCACCTCGCCGAGCAGGCGATTCGTCAGGCGAACGAGAAGGACTTCTCGGAAGTCGCGCGTCTTCTCGACGTCCTGCGCCGCCCCTACGACGAACAGCCCGAGAACGAGGCTTATGCCGGCCTGCCGCCGGACTGGGCGAGCGATCTCGA